A region of the bacterium genome:
GGTATAAAGCGTCCGCCCAGTCAGGTGATACCCCAATTCGTTTCTTCATGTCTTTCTTGCGTTCGAGTACCAGCTGACCTTTGTCATTGTGGCCGAAATCCCTCGATACTAACTCGATCTCAAGCTGGTCATCATCTGGGATCGACCCCCCATCGAGCAGCCATTGCCTGCAGCGCGACCCCATCTCCGCTGTCCGACTCTTGTATGAGACCACGTCAGCCGCGTTATCACCGAAACCGACATCAATGACGTGATAGCCCAGCTGCCGCATTCGATCGCCTATCGGACCCCCCATCGACCCGCTGTCGAGGAACGTCACGTCTGGCTTATGTCGATCTAGCACCAGGATGAGCAGGGATACTACCTTCATCGAGTCACGTGAGTTCTCGCCCGCGATGCGGTATGACTTCTCCGACTTCGCATCTCTGCCGCGTCTGAACTGAATACGGCAGTCGTCATCGCCGCCGCGTGCCATATCAATTCCGCAGATCAGCGGGTCTGTGCCTAGATACATACCACTGCCGCGCTTACGTGCTGCATGCACGACGTCATTCGGAATAAACTGCATATCCCCTGCGCGGGGATGCATGCCTCGCACACGTACGCGGAAGAAGTCGCTGTCTTCGCCGTGATCATCGAGCCACTCTTGTAGCAGGATCTTGTTAGTCATTTTTGCGGTACGACTGTCTACCCGCCGAGTGATCCACCGGTGAGATTGAGTGCCGAAGCAGTCATAGAACGAGCCGTTGTTACGAGTCGGATTGCCGAAAGCAAAGTGCATGGGCTCCCCATCCGTACCGCCGCCTTTCGCGACTTCCCAGATCTTTTCGGGAATAGCACTGGCTTCGTCAAACAGGTACCAGGGGGTAGAGTCTGCTGCGTGCAGTCCCGCGAAAGCCTCAGAGTTCTCCTCGCGACACGTCAGCGCGTCAACACGCCACTGCTCGGGATACGCACGGTGACACATCGACATCGCATGCATTTCAAACCAGTGCCCCGTGATGCAGCGTGAGCGCCATTTCGACAACTCCGACATGGTCTTTGTCTTGAGCTGGTCG
Encoded here:
- a CDS encoding terminase; the encoded protein is MFAFQWGEPGTALHGFDGPDGWQIDVLNDIGAAARQRNFNGVDPVAPIKLAVASGHGIGKSALSAWITLWVKSTRPNSKGVITANTGDQLKTKTMSELSKWRSRCITGHWFEMHAMSMCHRAYPEQWRVDALTCREENSEAFAGLHAADSTPWYLFDEASAIPEKIWEVAKGGGTDGEPMHFAFGNPTRNNGSFYDCFGTQSHRWITRRVDSRTAKMTNKILLQEWLDDHGEDSDFFRVRVRGMHPRAGDMQFIPNDVVHAARKRGSGMYLGTDPLICGIDMARGGDDDCRIQFRRGRDAKSEKSYRIAGENSRDSMKVVSLLILVLDRHKPDVTFLDSGSMGGPIGDRMRQLGYHVIDVGFGDNAADVVSYKSRTAEMGSRCRQWLLDGGSIPDDDQLEIELVSRDFGHNDKGQLVLERKKDMKKRIGVSPDWADALYLTFAEPVPPRQVPRGHLDMHISQRGAQPRDYNPLDSLDSDQY